A genomic region of Mycobacterium senriense contains the following coding sequences:
- a CDS encoding nucleotidyltransferase family protein, with translation MAATQAQPDAPGCNPRLRRALRCAASALKENGPRFALAGSYALWAYGAPEPSHDVDLVVTESDVEAAVATLTNAGFAIERPPEDWLFKARIADTLVDVLHRLNGIPVGAETLDHAEQHEVLAIHMPVLPPTMVLVQQLRALNEHYCDFARLLPAVRAVRERLDWQTIRTLTADNDYAVAFLVLADRLGLIG, from the coding sequence ATGGCAGCCACCCAAGCCCAACCCGACGCGCCCGGGTGCAACCCGCGCTTGCGCCGCGCGCTGCGTTGCGCGGCGTCGGCGCTCAAGGAGAACGGACCACGTTTCGCGCTGGCCGGCAGCTACGCGTTATGGGCCTACGGCGCACCGGAACCCAGCCACGACGTGGATCTGGTGGTGACGGAATCCGACGTTGAAGCGGCCGTGGCGACCCTGACGAACGCGGGTTTCGCTATCGAGCGTCCGCCGGAGGACTGGCTGTTCAAGGCTCGTATCGCCGACACGCTGGTCGACGTTCTGCACCGGCTCAACGGCATACCGGTCGGCGCCGAAACCCTGGACCACGCCGAACAGCACGAGGTGCTGGCCATCCACATGCCGGTACTGCCGCCGACCATGGTGCTGGTGCAGCAGCTGCGAGCGCTGAACGAACACTACTGCGACTTCGCCAGATTGCTGCCGGCGGTGCGCGCGGTGCGCGAACGGCTGGACTGGCAAACCATCAGAACGCTGACCGCCGACAACGATTACGCGGTCGCGTTCCTGGTACTGGCCGACCGGCTCGGCCTCATCGGTTAG
- a CDS encoding endonuclease/exonuclease/phosphatase family protein produces MRVATFNILHGRTVGDGVVVQRLRDCVRRLDPDVLSLQEVDCDQPRSEHADLTAAAAEAMGAVEHRFVAAISGTPGATWMAATGREQPGTAAYGIALLSRYPVASWQVVRLPRIPMRFPMYLPGPNRVMVVDEEPRAAVIAQLRTPLGALTVANTHLSFVPGWNRRQLRRLIHDLRGFPGPRLLTGDLNMTPKAVRRWSGMRALAAAQTFPADLPNRQLDHILTDDPRLRGGAVESDLMTISDHRPLVVDLQRV; encoded by the coding sequence ATGCGTGTCGCGACGTTCAACATCTTGCACGGGCGCACCGTCGGTGACGGCGTCGTCGTCCAACGGCTACGCGACTGCGTGCGCCGCCTCGATCCGGACGTGCTCAGCTTGCAAGAGGTCGACTGCGATCAGCCCCGCTCCGAACACGCGGACCTGACCGCCGCGGCGGCCGAGGCCATGGGCGCGGTGGAACACCGCTTCGTGGCAGCGATTTCGGGCACGCCGGGGGCAACCTGGATGGCCGCGACCGGCCGCGAGCAACCCGGCACCGCCGCGTACGGAATTGCGCTGCTGTCCCGATACCCGGTGGCCAGTTGGCAGGTGGTGCGACTGCCGCGCATCCCGATGCGCTTTCCGATGTACCTGCCGGGGCCCAACCGGGTCATGGTCGTCGACGAGGAGCCGCGAGCGGCGGTCATCGCGCAGTTGCGCACCCCGTTGGGCGCGCTGACGGTGGCCAACACGCACCTGTCCTTTGTCCCGGGCTGGAACCGGCGCCAGCTGCGCCGACTGATTCACGACCTCCGCGGCTTCCCGGGGCCGCGGTTGTTGACCGGGGACCTGAACATGACCCCGAAGGCCGTCCGTCGTTGGTCGGGGATGCGGGCGCTGGCGGCCGCCCAGACGTTTCCCGCGGACCTGCCCAACCGCCAGCTCGACCACATCTTGACCGACGATCCCCGACTGCGCGGCGGCGCCGTGGAGTCCGACCTCATGACGATCTCCGACCACCGTCCGCTGGTGGTGGACCTGCAACGGGTCTGA
- the mbp1 gene encoding microaggregate-binding protein 1, which yields MGDDKSGPEEAVKGAVEGAKGKAKEVGGAVLGRDDLTREGQAQQDKADAQRDAGKKEAEAESARAGAEAAEERQKKNQ from the coding sequence ATGGGGGATGACAAGAGCGGACCGGAAGAAGCGGTCAAGGGCGCCGTCGAGGGCGCGAAGGGTAAGGCCAAGGAGGTCGGCGGGGCCGTGCTCGGCCGCGATGACCTGACCAGAGAGGGCCAGGCCCAGCAAGACAAAGCGGATGCCCAACGCGATGCGGGCAAGAAGGAAGCCGAAGCCGAGTCCGCGCGGGCGGGTGCGGAGGCCGCCGAAGAGCGCCAGAAGAAGAACCAGTAG
- a CDS encoding PIG-L deacetylase family protein, with protein MKTLPASNCTRFAAKPLTHGGTPAPLWLAAFADKPLPALDLTECPQLIVVAPHPDDETLGLGATIAQLTATGVAVQVVSASDGGAAHPGAPASDRLRMETTRRYELRRAAGLLGTPPPISLGLPDGELTEHEDRLTETLTEILEGAGPATWCAATWRGDGHPDHEAVGRAAFAACARTDATLLEYPVWMWHWALPADPAVPWDQAYAVPAPGWALERKRRAAHFYRSQFERNGSQSAPVLPGFVLPRLFAVGELVFR; from the coding sequence ATGAAAACCCTGCCGGCGAGCAACTGCACCAGGTTTGCGGCCAAGCCGCTGACCCACGGCGGCACCCCAGCTCCGTTGTGGCTGGCGGCTTTTGCGGACAAGCCGCTGCCGGCCCTGGATCTGACGGAGTGCCCACAGCTGATTGTGGTTGCACCGCACCCCGATGACGAGACCCTCGGCTTAGGTGCGACGATCGCGCAACTGACCGCAACCGGAGTTGCCGTCCAGGTGGTCTCGGCAAGCGACGGAGGGGCCGCCCATCCCGGCGCGCCGGCTTCGGACCGGCTTCGCATGGAGACCACCCGCAGGTACGAATTGCGCCGGGCCGCAGGTCTTTTGGGAACGCCTCCGCCGATATCGCTGGGCCTTCCGGACGGCGAGCTCACCGAGCACGAAGACCGGCTCACCGAGACGCTGACCGAAATCCTCGAGGGCGCCGGTCCCGCAACCTGGTGCGCCGCGACGTGGCGCGGCGACGGCCATCCCGATCACGAAGCCGTGGGGCGCGCGGCCTTTGCCGCGTGCGCACGCACCGACGCCACGCTGCTGGAGTATCCAGTGTGGATGTGGCACTGGGCACTTCCCGCCGACCCCGCGGTGCCGTGGGACCAGGCGTATGCAGTGCCCGCCCCCGGCTGGGCGTTGGAGCGCAAGCGCCGCGCAGCGCATTTCTATCGAAGTCAGTTCGAGCGCAATGGAAGCCAATCGGCGCCCGTCCTGCCGGGCTTCGTGCTTCCGCGACTTTTCGCGGTGGGCGAGCTCGTGTTTCGGTGA
- a CDS encoding DUF3349 domain-containing protein produces the protein MSLRGRVSSMVAFLRAGYPRRAPEVGYAPLLALLPRRVSDEEVRAIAKRLLAPRRRAVDDADVGVEIIGVTDEMPSADDIERVLVAVHTGRQDG, from the coding sequence ATGAGTTTGCGGGGTCGGGTGTCCAGCATGGTCGCCTTTCTGCGCGCGGGCTATCCCAGGCGGGCACCCGAGGTGGGTTACGCACCGCTCCTGGCGCTGTTGCCGCGACGGGTGTCCGATGAGGAAGTCCGCGCCATCGCCAAGCGACTCCTCGCGCCTCGTCGGCGCGCCGTCGACGACGCCGACGTCGGCGTGGAGATCATCGGGGTCACCGACGAGATGCCATCCGCCGACGACATCGAGCGTGTCCTGGTCGCGGTGCACACGGGTCGCCAAGACGGCTGA
- a CDS encoding SDR family oxidoreductase: protein MRAVTTVAVIGATGTAGSRVVARLKLRDVTVVEISRLHGVDLFNGPELTRALKGVDVAIDVSNPVSPDGRSAIGETLTTASRNIVGACARQDVQRLVVSTIAGIEDPVFDGFPYYEAKREAKDIMLDGPVPTTIVKSTQWYEFATNDDAVSCDDDEVIVEDWLIQPIAADTVADVLVEAALGQIHTPRTITGPNAIRLPDLTSKLLAQQGDSRRVRTVEPPVAALGAGALLAPGRAIVVGPDVDTWLQTLAPPSTDGHHTADGDGSSGGS, encoded by the coding sequence TTGAGGGCAGTGACCACAGTTGCCGTCATAGGGGCGACCGGAACAGCCGGATCCCGCGTTGTGGCCAGGCTGAAATTGCGCGACGTCACCGTCGTAGAGATCTCGCGCTTGCACGGCGTCGACCTGTTCAACGGGCCCGAGCTCACGCGCGCGCTCAAGGGGGTTGACGTCGCGATCGACGTATCCAATCCGGTGTCGCCTGACGGCCGGTCCGCCATCGGCGAAACCTTAACCACCGCCTCACGCAACATCGTGGGGGCGTGTGCCAGGCAGGACGTGCAGCGCCTGGTGGTGTCGACGATCGCCGGGATCGAAGACCCGGTCTTCGACGGCTTCCCGTACTACGAAGCCAAGCGGGAGGCCAAGGACATCATGCTCGACGGACCGGTGCCGACCACGATCGTGAAGTCAACGCAGTGGTACGAGTTCGCCACCAATGACGACGCGGTGAGCTGCGACGACGACGAGGTGATCGTCGAGGACTGGCTGATTCAGCCCATTGCCGCCGATACGGTCGCCGACGTATTGGTCGAAGCGGCCCTCGGTCAGATTCACACGCCGCGCACCATCACGGGTCCGAACGCGATCCGGCTACCCGACCTGACATCCAAATTACTTGCCCAGCAAGGTGATAGCCGACGGGTGCGAACCGTAGAGCCCCCGGTCGCTGCGCTGGGCGCCGGAGCACTGCTGGCCCCCGGCCGAGCGATCGTCGTCGGTCCCGATGTCGACACGTGGCTGCAGACCCTCGCTCCGCCCAGCACCGACGGACACCACACCGCGGACGGCGACGGAAGCTCCGGTGGAAGCTGA
- a CDS encoding acyl-CoA dehydrogenase family protein has protein sequence MTAGLVEHWLESGRLELPLPASGRTAERWQRLAQLAEDNIVAARIAEAHVDAVAILHELGGKPPEPGQLWGVWAAEAPDAVLTATNIDGAFILNGTKVWCSGAGFCTHALVTARFDDGSPGLFAVTATDPTVKALPSTWWNAGMAGSDTRPIQFSNAQAVAVGEPGDYLTRPGFWHGAIGVAACWLGGARRVADPLYRCAASQSADAYSLAHLGAVDAALAASDAILAVAASQVDDDPFDRSGRAQLLARRVRTVVEHAVDEAITRTGRALGPGPLCQDGRHAQRVADLSIYIRQSLAERDLAELGRLAGPQTMRVP, from the coding sequence GTGACGGCGGGGCTGGTTGAGCATTGGCTGGAGTCTGGTCGGCTCGAGTTGCCGCTTCCCGCCTCGGGTCGGACAGCCGAACGTTGGCAGCGGCTGGCGCAGCTGGCCGAAGACAACATCGTCGCGGCCAGAATCGCGGAAGCCCACGTCGATGCCGTCGCGATACTTCACGAGTTGGGCGGCAAGCCGCCCGAACCTGGACAGCTGTGGGGTGTATGGGCGGCGGAGGCCCCGGATGCGGTGCTGACCGCCACCAATATCGACGGTGCGTTCATCCTGAACGGCACCAAGGTGTGGTGTTCGGGCGCGGGGTTCTGCACCCATGCGCTGGTGACCGCGCGATTCGACGACGGATCACCCGGCCTGTTCGCGGTGACCGCCACCGACCCGACGGTCAAGGCGTTGCCCAGCACCTGGTGGAACGCCGGGATGGCCGGCAGTGACACCAGGCCGATCCAGTTCAGCAACGCCCAGGCCGTCGCCGTGGGCGAGCCTGGAGACTATTTGACCCGGCCCGGGTTCTGGCACGGCGCCATCGGCGTGGCGGCCTGCTGGCTGGGCGGCGCCCGCCGGGTCGCTGACCCGCTATACCGTTGCGCCGCAAGCCAATCGGCCGACGCGTATTCGCTGGCGCATCTGGGCGCCGTGGATGCCGCGCTGGCCGCCAGCGACGCGATTCTGGCCGTCGCAGCGAGCCAGGTCGACGACGACCCGTTCGACAGGTCCGGCAGGGCGCAACTGCTGGCACGCCGGGTCCGCACGGTGGTGGAACACGCCGTCGACGAGGCCATCACCCGCACCGGAAGAGCGTTGGGCCCTGGTCCGCTCTGCCAGGACGGCCGGCACGCGCAACGTGTCGCGGATCTGAGCATCTACATTCGGCAGAGCCTCGCCGAGCGTGATCTGGCCGAGCTCGGGCGGCTCGCGGGCCCGCAGACGATGAGGGTCCCATGA
- a CDS encoding catalase, with product MATDQNPKQRDLEPARFRRDTGYLTTQQGVRVDHTDDSLTVGERGPTLLEDFHAREKITHFDHERIPERVVHARGAGAYGYFEPYDDWLADYTAAKFLTTPDVHTPVFVRFSTVAGSRGSADTVRDVRGFATKFYTEQGNYDLVGNNFPVFFIQDGIKFPDFVHAVKPEPHNEIPQAQSAHDTLWDFVSLQPETLHTIMWLMSDRALPRSYRMMQGFGVHTFRLVNSSGEGTFVKFHWKPRLGVHSLIWDECQKIAGKDPDYNRRDLWEAIESGQYPEWELGVQLVAEADEFKFDFDLLDATKIIPEEQVPVRPVGKMVLNRNPDNFFAETEQVAFHTANVVPGIDFTNDPLLQFRNFSYLDTQLIRLGGPNFAQLPINRPVAEVRTNQHDGYGQHTIPQGRTSYFKNSIGGGCPALADENVFRHYTERMDGQAMRKRAKSFEDHYSQARMFWQSMSPVEAEHIVAAFAFELGKVEMPEIRSAVVEQLARVDGGLAAQVAAKLGLPEPPEQPVDDKVATSPALSQIGVSDTIASRKIAVLAADGVDVVGTQRFIEQMGERGAMVEVLAPVAGGTLEGGSGGELPVDRSFTSMASVLYDAVVVACGPRSVSTLSNDGYAVHFVTEAYKHLKPIGAYGAGVDLLRTAKVTNRLAEDTDVLNDQSVITTKAAADELPDRFVEEFAAALARHRCWERRTDPVPA from the coding sequence ATGGCCACCGATCAGAACCCGAAACAGCGCGATCTGGAGCCAGCGCGGTTCCGCCGCGACACCGGATACCTCACTACGCAGCAGGGCGTTCGCGTCGACCACACCGACGATTCGCTGACCGTAGGAGAGCGGGGACCGACCCTGCTGGAAGACTTCCATGCCCGCGAGAAGATCACCCACTTCGACCACGAACGCATTCCGGAGCGCGTGGTGCATGCGCGCGGAGCCGGCGCTTACGGTTATTTCGAGCCGTATGACGACTGGCTGGCGGATTACACCGCGGCGAAATTCCTGACCACACCGGATGTTCATACTCCGGTGTTCGTCCGGTTCTCCACGGTGGCGGGCTCGCGCGGATCGGCGGACACGGTCCGCGACGTGCGCGGGTTTGCCACCAAGTTCTACACCGAACAGGGCAATTACGACCTGGTAGGCAACAACTTCCCGGTTTTCTTCATTCAGGACGGCATCAAGTTTCCCGACTTCGTGCACGCGGTGAAACCCGAGCCGCACAACGAGATCCCCCAGGCGCAGTCGGCCCACGACACGCTGTGGGACTTCGTGTCGCTGCAACCCGAGACCCTGCACACCATCATGTGGCTGATGTCCGACCGGGCGCTGCCGCGCAGCTACCGCATGATGCAGGGTTTCGGCGTGCACACCTTTCGGCTGGTAAACAGCAGCGGCGAAGGGACTTTCGTGAAGTTCCACTGGAAGCCGCGGCTCGGTGTGCACTCGCTGATCTGGGACGAATGTCAGAAGATCGCCGGCAAGGATCCCGACTACAACCGCCGCGATCTGTGGGAGGCCATCGAGTCGGGCCAGTATCCGGAGTGGGAACTCGGCGTGCAACTCGTCGCCGAGGCCGACGAGTTCAAGTTCGATTTCGATCTCCTCGACGCGACGAAGATCATTCCCGAGGAACAGGTTCCGGTCCGGCCGGTGGGCAAGATGGTATTGAACCGCAACCCGGACAACTTCTTCGCCGAGACCGAGCAGGTGGCGTTCCACACCGCCAACGTGGTTCCCGGCATCGACTTCACGAACGATCCGCTGCTGCAGTTCCGCAACTTCTCCTATCTGGACACCCAACTGATCCGGCTGGGAGGTCCCAACTTTGCGCAACTGCCGATCAACCGGCCGGTGGCCGAGGTCCGGACCAACCAGCACGACGGCTACGGACAACACACGATCCCGCAGGGCCGCACCAGCTATTTCAAGAACAGCATCGGCGGGGGCTGCCCGGCACTGGCCGACGAGAACGTATTCCGCCACTACACCGAGCGGATGGATGGGCAGGCAATGCGCAAGCGGGCCAAGTCGTTTGAGGACCACTACAGTCAGGCGCGAATGTTCTGGCAGAGCATGTCGCCGGTCGAAGCCGAACACATCGTCGCCGCGTTCGCCTTCGAGCTCGGCAAGGTCGAGATGCCCGAGATCCGTTCGGCCGTAGTGGAACAACTCGCGCGGGTGGACGGCGGGCTGGCCGCACAGGTGGCGGCGAAACTCGGCCTGCCCGAGCCACCCGAGCAGCCGGTGGATGACAAGGTGGCCACGTCGCCCGCACTGTCCCAGATCGGTGTCAGCGACACCATCGCCTCGCGCAAGATCGCGGTCCTGGCCGCCGATGGTGTCGACGTGGTGGGAACTCAGCGCTTCATCGAGCAGATGGGCGAGCGCGGCGCGATGGTCGAGGTGTTGGCCCCGGTGGCCGGCGGCACATTGGAGGGCGGATCCGGCGGCGAGCTGCCCGTGGACCGGTCGTTCACGTCGATGGCGTCGGTCCTCTACGACGCCGTCGTGGTGGCGTGCGGGCCGCGGTCTGTGTCGACTTTGTCCAATGACGGCTACGCCGTGCACTTCGTGACCGAGGCCTACAAACACCTGAAGCCGATCGGCGCCTATGGTGCGGGTGTTGACCTGCTGCGCACGGCCAAAGTCACCAACCGGCTGGCCGAGGACACCGACGTGCTCAACGATCAATCCGTCATCACCACCAAGGCCGCGGCCGACGAGTTGCCGGACCGCTTCGTCGAGGAATTCGCCGCCGCTCTCGCCCGGCATCGGTGCTGGGAGCGGCGCACAGACCCGGTTCCCGCCTAG
- a CDS encoding DUF7218 family protein codes for MPRSSIKNEKLYQDLRKKGDSKEKAARISNAAAGQGKSKVARRGGKSGSYQDWTVPELKKRAKELGMSGYSSLTKDKLVAKLRNH; via the coding sequence ATGCCACGCTCGTCGATCAAGAACGAAAAGTTGTACCAAGATTTGCGGAAGAAGGGCGACTCGAAGGAAAAGGCCGCGCGGATTTCGAACGCGGCCGCCGGGCAGGGTAAGTCAAAGGTTGCCCGCCGGGGCGGCAAATCCGGGTCGTATCAGGACTGGACCGTTCCCGAACTCAAGAAGCGGGCCAAAGAGCTTGGCATGTCGGGCTATTCAAGCCTGACAAAAGACAAGCTCGTGGCAAAACTGCGCAACCACTAA
- a CDS encoding heme-binding protein, whose translation MKISSIVARRKVAGISAGCLLGGMAVGIVGAPSAAAAPDCSPGGVNNTVSSVEGSAQQYLAAHPGANQVVTAAYGQPRPQAESSLRGYFTGHPQEYSDLRGILAPIGDTERQCNVSALPPYLESAYQEFMAG comes from the coding sequence ATGAAAATCAGCAGTATTGTCGCGCGCCGAAAAGTTGCCGGGATCAGCGCCGGCTGCTTGCTCGGGGGAATGGCCGTGGGCATCGTCGGAGCGCCATCGGCGGCCGCAGCACCCGACTGCAGCCCGGGCGGTGTGAACAACACCGTCTCCTCCGTGGAGGGCTCCGCCCAGCAGTATCTGGCGGCGCACCCGGGCGCCAACCAGGTGGTGACGGCCGCCTACGGGCAACCGCGGCCGCAAGCCGAATCGAGCCTGCGCGGTTACTTCACCGGCCACCCGCAGGAGTACAGCGACCTGCGCGGCATCCTGGCACCGATCGGCGACACCGAACGGCAGTGCAATGTTTCCGCGCTGCCGCCCTACCTGGAGTCGGCTTATCAGGAGTTCATGGCCGGCTGA
- a CDS encoding DNA topoisomerase IB, translated as MRLRRSVLSGPGIARKRRGKGFSYYRPDGKALSDPETLQRIKDLVIPPAWKKVWISPYSNGHIQAVGVDAAGRRQYLYHSAWQQERAEEKFDRVLELSTRLPAWRAEIAKDLTRTGLTRKRVLGLALRLLDRGYFRAGGEQYAEENESYGLSTLLCEHVVVRRTAVEFDFPAKSGVRRTMEIEDPEVVRAVRALMRRPNRTERLLVCRTASGWLDVRAADLNERFKELVGDEYTVKDLRTWHGTVLAAVAFADADPAVSRRVAKRVESAVMKEVAEELGNTPAVARGSYVDPRVVTGYEQGLTIAAAARRAERARKPDVAQEILDKATRMLIRRVAKGHSAGGSSALRESA; from the coding sequence ATGCGGCTGCGCCGTAGCGTGCTGAGCGGGCCCGGTATCGCGCGCAAGCGACGCGGTAAAGGCTTCTCCTATTACCGACCGGACGGCAAGGCGCTCTCCGATCCGGAAACCCTGCAGCGCATCAAGGATCTGGTTATTCCACCCGCCTGGAAGAAGGTGTGGATTTCGCCGTATAGCAACGGCCATATTCAGGCCGTGGGCGTCGACGCGGCCGGCCGCCGGCAGTATCTGTACCACTCCGCCTGGCAGCAGGAACGCGCCGAGGAGAAGTTCGACCGCGTGCTCGAACTGTCCACGCGGCTGCCGGCATGGCGCGCCGAGATCGCCAAGGACCTGACGCGGACGGGCTTGACCCGCAAGCGGGTATTGGGGCTCGCACTGCGGCTGCTCGATCGCGGCTACTTTCGCGCCGGCGGTGAGCAATACGCCGAGGAAAACGAGTCCTACGGTCTGTCCACCCTGTTATGTGAGCACGTGGTGGTCCGGCGTACCGCGGTTGAGTTCGATTTTCCGGCCAAGAGCGGCGTCCGGCGCACCATGGAAATCGAGGACCCCGAAGTGGTCCGGGCGGTGCGTGCGCTGATGCGCCGGCCCAACCGCACCGAGAGACTGCTGGTGTGCCGCACCGCATCCGGGTGGCTCGATGTGCGTGCCGCTGATCTCAACGAGCGATTCAAGGAACTTGTCGGCGACGAGTACACGGTCAAAGACCTGCGCACCTGGCATGGGACGGTACTGGCCGCCGTCGCGTTCGCCGACGCCGATCCGGCCGTCTCGCGCCGGGTGGCCAAGCGCGTCGAGTCCGCGGTGATGAAAGAGGTCGCCGAGGAGCTGGGCAACACCCCGGCGGTGGCGCGCGGCTCCTATGTGGACCCCCGCGTCGTCACCGGTTACGAGCAGGGACTGACCATTGCCGCGGCGGCGCGCCGCGCCGAACGCGCCCGTAAACCCGATGTGGCCCAGGAAATCCTGGACAAGGCGACCCGCATGCTGATCCGACGCGTGGCCAAGGGCCACAGCGCCGGCGGATCGTCTGCGCTGCGCGAGTCGGCCTGA
- a CDS encoding glycosyltransferase yields the protein MSTAVPRAYEAAAVVIPAHNVRAKLPVCLRAVLTAALCAPMPVTIVVVLDGCDDGSDELAGEYGPDVHFISVDVHNVGTARAVGFGYARSLLGDDARSWFATIDADSRVDPSWLVHQLGVGADMVLGVVRVTDLRQHNAGVADRYMGRYQTDPAHGHADHELIHGANMGFSARAYWRVGGFRSLSTGEDVDLVERFEAAGYRIHRDTELSVITSARTQARAAFGFAHHLRQMGGTVAGDCV from the coding sequence ATGTCAACCGCTGTGCCACGCGCATATGAGGCTGCCGCCGTCGTGATTCCCGCGCACAACGTGCGGGCAAAGCTGCCGGTGTGCCTGCGCGCGGTGCTGACCGCCGCCCTGTGTGCGCCGATGCCCGTCACGATCGTGGTGGTCCTGGATGGTTGCGACGACGGCAGCGACGAGCTCGCCGGTGAGTACGGCCCCGATGTGCACTTCATCAGCGTCGACGTGCACAACGTGGGCACGGCCCGCGCGGTCGGCTTCGGTTATGCCCGATCGCTATTGGGTGACGACGCCAGGAGCTGGTTCGCCACAATCGACGCCGACAGCCGGGTGGATCCCAGCTGGCTGGTCCACCAGCTGGGCGTCGGCGCCGACATGGTTCTAGGCGTCGTGCGCGTCACCGACTTGCGACAGCACAACGCCGGCGTCGCCGATCGCTACATGGGCCGCTACCAGACGGACCCCGCACATGGACACGCCGACCATGAACTCATCCACGGCGCCAACATGGGTTTCAGCGCCCGGGCATATTGGCGCGTCGGTGGCTTCCGCAGCTTGTCGACGGGCGAGGACGTCGACCTGGTCGAGCGGTTCGAGGCCGCTGGCTATCGGATTCATCGTGACACCGAACTGTCGGTGATCACATCGGCGCGAACCCAGGCTCGGGCCGCCTTCGGGTTCGCCCATCACCTCAGACAAATGGGGGGAACGGTGGCGGGTGATTGCGTGTGA